In Anticarsia gemmatalis isolate Benzon Research Colony breed Stoneville strain chromosome 4, ilAntGemm2 primary, whole genome shotgun sequence, one DNA window encodes the following:
- the LOC142972188 gene encoding superoxide dismutase [Cu-Zn]-like isoform X1, whose product MNLRLHVFLGQFLWLLAALNGKSIQGIPGYGRNLLIKTIPEIEDYQSNIYEVFMEPYVYQFGHQQVFPPGSRSEKQIDLVVPAGAPVPGLQAVVHLQPDEESGVSGDLIFTQVVPNGPVTIQGNITGLAPGLHGVHVHQSGSVKGDCKEIGPHFNAFYGRHGGPRDPVRHLGDLGNVKAEEGTLEVKIIDHLISLAGPRSIVGRSLGISKAEDDYGRANTEESGLTGTSGPTIACGIIGYLR is encoded by the exons atGAATTTGAGGTTACATGTGTTTTTGGGTCAGTTTCTCTGGTTGCTCGCGGCTTTGAACGGGAAGTCGATACAGGGTATACCGGGGTATGGCAGGAACCTTCTTATCAAGACTATACCGGAGATAGAAGACTATCAGAGCAATATTTACGAAGTGTTCATGGAGCCTTATGTGTAT caATTCGGCCACCAGCAAGTGTTCCCTCCAGGAAGTCGCTCGGAGAAACAAATAGACTTGGTCGTC CCGGCCGGTGCCCCCGTCCCGGGTCTTCAAGCGGTAGTCCACCTGCAGCCTGACGAGGAGTCCGGTGTGTCCGGGGACTTGATCTTCACACAAGTGGTGCCGAACGGACCGGTCACCATACAGGGCAACATCACGGGCCTCGCGCCTGGTCTCCATGGAGTACATGTACACCAGTCAGGCTCTGTGAAAGGGGATTGTAAGGAGATTGGACCTCATTTCAATGCGTTTTAT GGTCGTCACGGAGGTCCCCGCGACCCCGTCCGCCATCTTGGTGACCTCGGCAACGTGAAAGCAGAAGAAGGTACCCTCGAAGTCAAGATCATCGACCACCTCATCTCTCTCGCGGGCCCTCGGTCCATAGTCGGTCGTTCTTTGGGCATATCTAAAGCCGAAGATGATTATGGAAGGGCCAACACGGAAGAAAGTGGCCTCACTGGCACCTCCGGACCGACAATAGCTTGCGGCATCATTGGATACTTACGTTAA
- the LOC142972186 gene encoding putative acyl-CoA-binding protein, translating to MSLSEQFTQVASSVRNWKTTPSNDENLALYSLYKQATIGDVNIAEPSGMVENAKFKAWSGRKGISQDDAKKQYIEMAEKLQSKYA from the exons ATGTCTCTCAGCGAG CAATTCACCCAAGTCGCCAGCTCCGTGAGGAACTGGAAGACCACCCCCAGCAACGACGAGAACCTCGCCCTCTACTCCCTGTACAAGCAGGCCACCATCGGCGATGTCAACATcg ctGAGCCCAGCGGCATGGTAGAGAATGCCAAGTTCAAGGCGTGGTCAGGCCGCAAAGGCATAAGCCAGGATGATGCCAAGAAACAATACATCGAAATGGCCGAGAAACTCCAGTCCAAATACGCATAA
- the LOC142972187 gene encoding acyl-CoA-binding protein homolog: MSLQEQFDKAAADVKNLKSLPSDNDLLELYGLFKQATVGDADASKAPGFFDLKGKAKFEAWSKQKGVSKEDAQKAYIAKVESLIASIGLQ, translated from the exons ATGTCTCTCCAGGAA CAATTCGACAAGGCCGCCGCCGACGTTAAGAACCTGAAGTCCCTGCCCAGCGACAACGACCTCCTGGAGCTGTACGGTCTcttcaaacaggccaccgttgGAGATGCTGACGCTTCAA AGGCGCCCGGTTTCTTCGACCTGAAGGGCAAGGCCAAGTTCGAGGCGTGGTCAAAGCAGAAGGGCGTCTCCAAGGAGGACGCACAGAAGGCCTACATCGCGAAGGTCGAGAGCCTCATCGCCTCCATCGGCCTCCAGTAA
- the LOC142972646 gene encoding uncharacterized protein LOC142972646 isoform X1, protein MNRDFVYNHQQDGQSAWSRTASTLNRWMWGALCCGVPGVPCYFCNCCERLEDVSTDRERPRVNQSTATVERMARPHRPHAPRGRKHTPETLSAVRCALSQLQGEPAPPMPPDYEKRSPEPGPLLQKPNKP, encoded by the exons ATGAACCGGGACTTCGTGTATAACCATCAG CAGGACGGGCAGAGCGCGTGGTCGCGGACGGCCAGCACGCTCAACCGCTGGATGTGGGGCGCGCTGTGCTGCGGCGTGCCCGGCGTGCCCTGCTACTTCTGCAACTGCTGCGAGCGCCTCGAGGATGTCAGCACCGATAGAGAACGGCCCAGAGTCAACC AATCTACAGCGACGGTTGAGCGCATGGCTCGCCCGCACCGGCCGCACGCACCCCGGGGCCGCAAGCACACCCCCGAGACATTGTCAGCTGTTCGATGCGCCCTCTCTCAGCTGCAAGGCGAGCCCGCCCCGCCCATGCCGCCAGACTACGAGAAGAGATCCCCAGAGCCTG GGCCATTATTACAAAAGCCGAATAAACCATGA
- the LOC142972646 gene encoding uncharacterized protein LOC142972646 isoform X2 — MNRDFVYNHQQDGQSAWSRTASTLNRWMWGALCCGVPGVPCYFCNCCERLEDVSTDRERPRVNQSTATVERMARPHRPHAPRGRKHTPETLSAVRCALSQLQGEPAPPMPPDYEKRSPEPG, encoded by the exons ATGAACCGGGACTTCGTGTATAACCATCAG CAGGACGGGCAGAGCGCGTGGTCGCGGACGGCCAGCACGCTCAACCGCTGGATGTGGGGCGCGCTGTGCTGCGGCGTGCCCGGCGTGCCCTGCTACTTCTGCAACTGCTGCGAGCGCCTCGAGGATGTCAGCACCGATAGAGAACGGCCCAGAGTCAACC AATCTACAGCGACGGTTGAGCGCATGGCTCGCCCGCACCGGCCGCACGCACCCCGGGGCCGCAAGCACACCCCCGAGACATTGTCAGCTGTTCGATGCGCCCTCTCTCAGCTGCAAGGCGAGCCCGCCCCGCCCATGCCGCCAGACTACGAGAAGAGATCCCCAGAGCCTGGTTGA
- the LOC142972188 gene encoding superoxide dismutase [Cu-Zn]-like isoform X2 translates to MYTTVFGVSFVILELLTIKCSYVDCLGHNLFISLRSLNNNLLRMRCMQQFGHQQVFPPGSRSEKQIDLVVPAGAPVPGLQAVVHLQPDEESGVSGDLIFTQVVPNGPVTIQGNITGLAPGLHGVHVHQSGSVKGDCKEIGPHFNAFYGRHGGPRDPVRHLGDLGNVKAEEGTLEVKIIDHLISLAGPRSIVGRSLGISKAEDDYGRANTEESGLTGTSGPTIACGIIGYLR, encoded by the exons atgtatacTACCGTATTCGGTGTGTCTTTCGTGATATTAGAATTACTGACTATCAAATGCAGTTATGTTGACTGTTTAGGCCATAATTTGTTCATTTCTTTACGTTCcttgaataataatttattgagaaTGAGGTGTATGcag caATTCGGCCACCAGCAAGTGTTCCCTCCAGGAAGTCGCTCGGAGAAACAAATAGACTTGGTCGTC CCGGCCGGTGCCCCCGTCCCGGGTCTTCAAGCGGTAGTCCACCTGCAGCCTGACGAGGAGTCCGGTGTGTCCGGGGACTTGATCTTCACACAAGTGGTGCCGAACGGACCGGTCACCATACAGGGCAACATCACGGGCCTCGCGCCTGGTCTCCATGGAGTACATGTACACCAGTCAGGCTCTGTGAAAGGGGATTGTAAGGAGATTGGACCTCATTTCAATGCGTTTTAT GGTCGTCACGGAGGTCCCCGCGACCCCGTCCGCCATCTTGGTGACCTCGGCAACGTGAAAGCAGAAGAAGGTACCCTCGAAGTCAAGATCATCGACCACCTCATCTCTCTCGCGGGCCCTCGGTCCATAGTCGGTCGTTCTTTGGGCATATCTAAAGCCGAAGATGATTATGGAAGGGCCAACACGGAAGAAAGTGGCCTCACTGGCACCTCCGGACCGACAATAGCTTGCGGCATCATTGGATACTTACGTTAA